From the genome of Solibacillus sp. FSL H8-0538:
CATCCACCATGTCATTAACACATTTTGGTTTAATACAGGCAGGACAAAACTTAGTTCGCCTGCTACATATTCATAAATTCCAAGTAGATGGTCCGCATTAAAATAAATAGTGGCCCAGAGCGTCATTAAAATAAGACGACTGAAAATATGAGATTTATAAACCTTTTTTTTAATCGAAATCATTTGCGTATTTCTTAACTCATCTGTTGTCCACTGTGCCGTCGCTAATGGGACACTACCATTCTTTGGCGTGATGCGTTCTAAAATTGAAATAATAATTGTAATCCCGCAAAACGACAAAATCGACACAAATAATACACGCGCAATCCCTTCTCCTAAAAGTAGCATACTTAAGTCGGTCATTGACAGAGTGTGATCAACCGTACCTAAGTTATCTGCGAGCATAGAAATGCACGTAATCATCACGGCCACAGGTACAATTATTTTCAACAACGTACAGTACATATCAAAATAGCGAGGCCCAATTAAATTCATTCGGCGAATTCCAAATTTACTCGCTACAATAGCCGGATTGCCTAATTCAGTCAATACACGTTCCACATCCTGCTCACCATATTCCTCTGGTAACATCCCTTCAATCATTAAACGCATTTCATTACCAATTTTTTCTCGTTTCCTAGCTGGTAAGCAAAGTTGCAATTCATGAACATATTTGTCTATTAGACGCATCTACCGTCATCCCCTTTGTTTAAGTACTCGCAAGTAATCATATTAGAGAGGCAATTATTTATAGTATTTTGCACACACTGACTTCTCTATTAACTTAACATTCAATACGAATAGATATTTCCCCTGCGATGAAAAACCATTCTTATTGTCTCTTTTTGTCACTTCTATGATGGCGAATGGATTTTATAAAGGATAACTGTAGATTTTTAACAAAAAGGATATGCTGAATTACGAGGCCACTGAAAAATTGGGGAGCCGTTAATTTGCTTACTAGGAAGAAACCTTTCTTTTCCCGCAATCACTCCAATTTTAATAACAAAATGACCTCCCTTAGACTAGTTCACATGAGAAATTTTACTATCAGAAAAAACAACAAAGTTTTCGGAAACAGCCTAAAATTAAATGGATATCTACCGCGATAATATCCCTTCACAAACAATAGCTCATTACAATTAGTTCACCCCAACGTCCATTTCGACGCTCTTCTGTATCAATATAGCCACACTTTTCATACAAGCGCCGTGCAACCGCATTTCCACTATTCACACAAAGTACAATTTCATTGATTTCTGGGAAATGAATTTTCATGAATTCAGGTAGCTGCATTAAAGATTGCCTAGCAAAACCTTTTCCTTGCTCATGAAAATCCGTTGAAAAACTTCGTAGCAAAATCGCATGAGGATTATCTGAAAACTCTTTTACGCCACCCTTTTTATGTAAAATAAAAAACGTAACAAGCTTTTCCTGCTCCATGGCGAGAATAGGAAAGCGATCAGCATCCTTTTTCACTAATTTCAATGCTTCCATCGGTGATATCGTGAATTGTAGCTGTTCTTCCGTTAATGTGTAGCTTTCAATCGCAGTACGTAATGTTTCATTATAAAAGACTAACTCCATCTCAACACCCCACCGTTAATATTTCCGCTCACAATAAGCATCAACTATTTCTTTAATATTCCTTACTATCTCAAGCCCAGTCTATGAAAATATATACAAGTGTTATAACAATCCCTCTAATAAAATTTTATAGATATCTATTTTCTATTTCTCTATAAACATCCTATACCGTAAAAATCGTCTTTGATTAAATCCTAAATATAGCCATTTATAACACAACTAAATAAGCGCCACTTCCACTCCCTATGGCTAGTGTATTTGCAAGCTGATTATTACTGGTCAAATATAAAAATAAAAAAACTATTTAATATTACCATAATGGCAAAAACCATTGCGAACATAGGCTTTCCAACATCATACAGTGCATATGTCGATAGTCCAAATATTACCAGATCTAGTAATAATCTTAGAATTCCTTGAACTGGTATCAGAGCAGTTGGAGATCCAAATGTTCCCCAAATTATCGCTATTAGAAGAGGCGTACCAACACCTAAAAAATCTTTAAAAAATAATCATTCCCCATTTCAAATCCCCAATAACCTAATGAAACTAAGGCACATATTTCTAAAATAAAACGTAGTGCTAAATTTGCGGTAATAACAAACCCCTCTTCTCTTATATGACTATTCCATTAACCTTCCTCGCTAGCACAAAAATGAATTTTGCTTAAGCGCGTTCATTACTGCTTAATCATTTCTTTATTAATTAATTGTTTTTTATCGTCCAAATTAATTGTGCCAGGTGTCCAACTAGGAACTACGCCGTAACCGCCAATAATCTCCTATTTTAATGTTGTTTTTGCCACAAGCCATTCTCCCAACAATAAAATCGTTGCTTTATTGCCTTTTAGCAGCATTACTAAAGCTTTCTTGAATTCTGCAACATGAATGATATCACTAAACAGTTACTCGAACCTTTCGTAATGCCCCCTTACATTCTAAAATCCTTTTCAAGTAGGCTAAAAACATAATGGTCAGTGAATTTATCATATAACCATTCGGCATCTCGTAAACACCCTTCTTTCTGAAAACCTAACTTTTCAGGAATAGCCTTACTTTTCTTGTTAGAAGTTGCTACTCGAATTTCTATTCGATTTAGATTCATATCCTCAAAACAATATCGAATAACTGCTGCACATGATTTCACCATCAATCCTTTTCCTTGGAATCCTTCTCCTAGCCAGTAACCAATAGAAGTAGATTTATTAGACCAATTAATATTATGCAAACCTATTACACCTGCAATTTTCCCTTTATAACAAATCGCTAATTGGAAGCCACCATTACCAGCAAATTGTTCTAATGTCATTTTGATGAAATCTTCCGAATCCCCTACAGATTTTGTTAAATCTACCCATGGTAACCATTCACGTAAATAACTCCTCGAACCATGCGTTAATTCAAATAATTCATTGGCGTGTCTTTTTTCTAAAAGACCTAAATATAAATCTTCTTCAATTTTAATTCCAAACAAATACTTCTACCTCCATTTCACTGTCTTTTTCGTTAAGATTTGAAATCCGAATCTTCCTGTAAATCTCCCGCTAGTTGAACTAATGCAGATTTTTTTTACCAATTAAGCAGTTTAACTTTGTCATATGCCATATTTAGAATTTGAATTCTATTGTCATTGTCAGGTTCTGTTTTGGAAATTAATTGCTTAGCTGTTTCTAGGTTAAATATTACATACCCTGATTTCTCACAATCAAAAGGATGAGGCAAAAATTTTTCCACTTTCACTAAATACCAAATTGTATAAGTATCTGAGGATTTCCAATACCAAGAAGCAAATGGAACCCTTTCAGTACCAATTATAATTCCTTCTTCTTCCATTGCTTCTCGCTTTAATGCTGCATCAATTCTCCCCCCAATAGTTGTTAATAATTGTTCTTCATTGTCCCAAGCCATAACAATTGAACCATTCTCAGTAATCGGAATACAATGTACACTAGCAATTCTTTTATCCATCGGGAGATCATTAACCTCATTTAACATCATTAATTTCACCTTTCAATTAATAGAATTCCACATTCTTGTTTAACTAACCTGCTTGCATTAATACTTAAGGTTCTTGGTAATTGGAATTTATTAACTATTAGTATTCCTTTTATTCCAAATAGCATAAAAGAAAATTCTAATTCCACAAAAAATAAAACGTATGAAAAATAATATTTGATCTATACTAGTAAAGATTTCACTTTCAAACCAATGTGACTAGGAGGGTTAACCCGATGAGTGCGAATGATCAATAGCTCTGAAGGACCGTCAATACTGAACAAAGCTAACGTACGGTTGTCTTAGGTAAATCTTAAGATCCAAGCGGAAGCGAGGCAGCGTGTCATGGAGGAATAACTGTAAGTGGTAATCAAACCCGGAAATTTATTTCCGGGTTTTTTATTTGTGGATAAATAAGCATTACTTGCCGATACACAAATAAAAAAAGTTAATTGTATCTGCCACTTTCTTGATGGATGTAACTGACCCACCTTCCATTTTACCGTTCGTTTCAATTGGATTCCAAATAAATGGATGTTCTCCTAAATCTGTTTCTGAATTCATTGCAAACGTAATCGTAACGGTCGTGCCGTCGTATATGGCATCGCCAATTTCGATTGTTTAACCATTGCTCGTCTGTATTGAACTGATAACCGTTGCATATTCATCAAAATACATAAACTGCGTTGTTTCACCATTAAAAATAATCAACGATGTTTTGAACAACTGGAATTT
Proteins encoded in this window:
- a CDS encoding GNAT family N-acetyltransferase, coding for MELVFYNETLRTAIESYTLTEEQLQFTISPMEALKLVKKDADRFPILAMEQEKLVTFFILHKKGGVKEFSDNPHAILLRSFSTDFHEQGKGFARQSLMQLPEFMKIHFPEINEIVLCVNSGNAVARRLYEKCGYIDTEERRNGRWGELIVMSYCL
- a CDS encoding GNAT family N-acetyltransferase produces the protein MFGIKIEEDLYLGLLEKRHANELFELTHGSRSYLREWLPWVDLTKSVGDSEDFIKMTLEQFAGNGGFQLAICYKGKIAGVIGLHNINWSNKSTSIGYWLGEGFQGKGLMVKSCAAVIRYCFEDMNLNRIEIRVATSNKKSKAIPEKLGFQKEGCLRDAEWLYDKFTDHYVFSLLEKDFRM
- a CDS encoding NUDIX hydrolase codes for the protein MLNEVNDLPMDKRIASVHCIPITENGSIVMAWDNEEQLLTTIGGRIDAALKREAMEEEGIIIGTERVPFASWYWKSSDTYTIWYLVKVEKFLPHPFDCEKSGYVIFNLETAKQLISKTEPDNDNRIQILNMAYDKVKLLNW